A genomic region of Mesobacillus jeotgali contains the following coding sequences:
- a CDS encoding M28 family peptidase, which yields MTEREIISHIDTNQLMDYNREIAKEVRLSGSEEELRAFMFAQKTLESFGLDTELFFHEAYISLPRKASLNIGDIDVPCITHSMAPSTKETGISGDSVYVGDYTDDKLSFCKGKICVVEGIASPEIIAKLSGAGTLAAVFINGPYTHEMIVSTIWGSPTSENISQMPKIPVVSVNDDSGEILKKLISEGKGQVELHTEVETKWTPIPTLIADIKGTEEPEHFVLFSGHIDSWHYGAMDNGSANATMLEVARVLSKYKEQFKRSIRLAFWSGHSHGRYAGSQAYCDQHWEDIHENCVMHFYVDSVGGKGATILSESNCMRETKDIASLYVKEIAGQDFIGSRYGKYADQSFWGAGVPSLFMGMSEQPLSNDPMSQKVFQVFAGKEAGGFGWWWHTVEDTIDKIDPANLKRDCEIYALSIFKVLTDPIVPINQLAAVQEIKVTIKKYQETAGDKVNLDLTLERLNELEEVIMKVQSTLPTSAPLVEDQKEINKRIMRISRSLVPLNYVSTDLFEHDSAVGLLPVPSLSSINRMASLEKGTHEYYLLNTSINRQVNKVNYFLRNALIEAHNLFTFNEKRSGNYVGN from the coding sequence GTGACTGAAAGAGAAATAATATCCCATATAGATACAAATCAATTAATGGATTATAACAGGGAAATTGCCAAAGAGGTACGATTATCAGGATCTGAAGAAGAGCTTCGTGCATTCATGTTTGCCCAAAAGACTTTGGAAAGCTTTGGGCTAGATACTGAACTTTTCTTTCACGAAGCGTACATTTCTCTTCCACGTAAAGCTAGCTTAAATATTGGGGATATTGATGTTCCATGTATTACTCATTCAATGGCACCTTCCACCAAAGAGACCGGGATAAGTGGGGACTCCGTTTATGTTGGTGATTATACGGATGATAAGCTTAGTTTTTGCAAGGGGAAAATTTGTGTTGTAGAAGGAATTGCAAGCCCAGAAATTATAGCAAAGCTTAGTGGTGCTGGAACCCTCGCCGCTGTCTTTATAAATGGACCTTATACACATGAAATGATTGTTTCAACTATTTGGGGAAGTCCCACTTCCGAAAATATCTCCCAAATGCCGAAGATTCCTGTTGTTTCGGTAAATGATGACTCTGGTGAAATCCTTAAAAAATTGATTTCCGAAGGGAAGGGCCAGGTAGAACTACATACCGAGGTTGAAACAAAATGGACACCCATCCCAACGTTAATCGCCGACATTAAAGGTACAGAAGAACCGGAGCATTTTGTTTTATTTAGCGGCCATATCGATTCGTGGCATTACGGAGCCATGGATAACGGATCTGCAAATGCTACGATGCTAGAGGTGGCAAGAGTGCTATCAAAATATAAGGAGCAATTTAAACGATCGATCCGTTTGGCTTTTTGGTCTGGACATTCACATGGCAGATATGCTGGTTCACAAGCCTACTGTGATCAGCATTGGGAAGATATACACGAGAATTGCGTAATGCATTTCTATGTTGATTCTGTCGGAGGCAAAGGAGCTACCATCCTGAGCGAAAGTAATTGTATGAGGGAAACTAAGGATATAGCGTCTCTCTATGTAAAGGAGATTGCCGGTCAGGACTTTATTGGGAGCAGGTATGGGAAATATGCAGACCAATCTTTCTGGGGAGCGGGAGTTCCTTCCCTGTTTATGGGAATGTCGGAACAACCGTTATCTAATGACCCGATGTCCCAAAAAGTATTTCAAGTTTTTGCGGGAAAGGAGGCAGGAGGATTCGGTTGGTGGTGGCATACAGTTGAAGACACAATCGATAAAATCGATCCGGCCAATTTAAAGCGCGATTGTGAAATCTATGCTCTATCAATCTTTAAAGTTTTAACCGATCCTATTGTGCCGATCAACCAACTGGCTGCGGTTCAAGAAATTAAAGTTACGATCAAAAAATATCAAGAAACAGCAGGAGATAAAGTGAATCTGGACTTAACCTTGGAACGTTTAAATGAACTGGAAGAAGTAATCATGAAGGTGCAATCTACTTTACCAACTTCGGCACCGTTGGTTGAAGACCAGAAGGAAATTAATAAAAGAATCATGAGAATTTCACGTAGTCTTGTTCCTCTTAATTATGTAAGTACTGATCTTTTCGAGCATGATTCGGCAGTTGGTTTACTGCCAGTTCCCTCGCTCTCGTCAATTAATAGAATGGCTTCCTTAGAGAAGGGTACACATGAGTATTATTTGTTGAACACCTCTATAAACAGGCAGGTTAATAAAGTGAATTATTTTTTGAGAAATGCATTAATAGAAGCTCATAATTTATTTACTTTTAATGAGAAAAGGAGTGGCAATTATGTCGGCAATTAA
- a CDS encoding SDR family oxidoreductase has translation MSAIKNKVVIITGASSGIGRATAVKLASEGAKIVLAARREERLQELAEKIHSLGGTAVYKVTDVTSLEEVQNLSGFALEQYGQIDVLFNNAGIMPLSYMKNNRVEEWNQMIDVNIKGVLHGVSAVLPHMLERNSGHIITTSSVAGHGIFPSGTVYCATKFAARVIMEGLNKELTKSDIRTTTISPGVVDTELADLIVDPEVRPIFENPELPSIKSEDIANAVFYALSQPATVSVNEIIIRPTNQG, from the coding sequence ATGTCGGCAATTAAAAATAAAGTCGTAATTATTACAGGGGCTAGCAGTGGGATTGGTCGTGCTACTGCTGTTAAATTAGCAAGTGAAGGTGCGAAAATTGTTCTTGCTGCAAGAAGGGAAGAACGATTACAAGAGCTTGCCGAGAAAATCCATTCACTTGGCGGCACAGCTGTTTATAAAGTAACAGATGTCACTTCACTGGAGGAGGTTCAAAATTTGTCTGGTTTCGCACTTGAACAGTATGGACAAATCGACGTTCTTTTCAATAATGCTGGAATCATGCCGCTTTCCTATATGAAGAATAATAGAGTGGAAGAATGGAATCAAATGATAGACGTCAACATTAAAGGAGTCTTACACGGTGTGAGCGCCGTCCTTCCCCACATGCTAGAAAGAAACAGTGGACATATCATCACGACATCTTCAGTTGCAGGACATGGAATCTTCCCTTCAGGGACAGTGTATTGTGCAACAAAGTTCGCTGCCAGAGTCATAATGGAGGGCCTTAATAAAGAATTGACCAAATCGGATATCAGGACTACCACAATCTCACCAGGGGTCGTAGATACAGAGCTGGCGGATTTGATTGTTGACCCAGAAGTGAGACCAATCTTTGAGAATCCTGAACTTCCTTCCATCAAAAGCGAGGACATAGCAAATGCAGTCTTTTATGCCTTATCACAGCCAGCCACTGTTTCTGTAAACGAAATTATCATTAGACCGACAAATCAAGGGTGA
- a CDS encoding sensor domain-containing diguanylate cyclase, giving the protein MKINLRAYMALFFGVIIIALTMLLSITISKHSSVTIKREIGNSLSSTAYHMADKLDSFMWSRIGEVEVLSQIEDIKSQEDLQSAQVLLDQLKSSIPVFSWIGLTDSAGTVVAASDKILVGSDISQRPVYQEGKKGTFIGDVHNAVLLANLLPNPNGEPMQFVDISKALTDENGNFTGVLAAHLSWEWSRQVQDEIVEPLKDELSGAEVFVVSGLDSTVLLGPDGMTGKVLDVESVHKARNGVNSWLVEEWPDGKNYLTGFAVGDGHQDYSGLGWKVIVRIPEENAFAPVEQLKSFIIKLGTITAFVFAIIGWLLAGFITNPLQKISRAAHSLRIGKESTIPLIKGIKDLELLSSSLRDLVDTLVRTESSLGKMENLAHHDLLTGLGNRVALDQFLKQEKTSGNSLSFLYLDLDGFKIINDTYGHQTGDQLLKEVARRLNENTRKEDPIFRLGGDEFLVVVSTTESKKHELTAIANKLITNINKPYEIAESKLHVGCSVGGAVWPDHDIDPFTVISYADEALYVSKRAGKNKFTFHMNKQQKQMPGA; this is encoded by the coding sequence ATGAAAATCAACCTTCGAGCGTATATGGCTCTATTTTTTGGTGTCATCATCATTGCGCTAACGATGCTGTTGAGTATAACGATCAGCAAGCATTCAAGTGTAACAATCAAAAGAGAGATTGGTAACAGTCTGTCTTCTACTGCCTATCATATGGCGGATAAGCTAGATTCGTTTATGTGGTCACGAATCGGGGAAGTTGAGGTTCTAAGTCAAATAGAAGATATTAAATCCCAAGAAGATCTGCAGTCAGCTCAGGTATTGCTGGACCAGTTAAAATCCAGTATTCCCGTATTTTCGTGGATTGGCCTGACTGATTCAGCTGGGACTGTGGTCGCAGCATCAGACAAAATTCTGGTAGGCTCTGACATATCACAGCGTCCTGTTTATCAGGAAGGAAAAAAAGGAACTTTCATTGGCGATGTCCATAATGCGGTTCTTCTTGCAAACCTGCTTCCGAATCCAAATGGAGAGCCGATGCAGTTTGTCGATATCAGCAAAGCGTTAACAGATGAAAACGGCAATTTCACTGGTGTTCTGGCTGCGCATCTCAGCTGGGAATGGTCGCGGCAAGTACAGGATGAAATTGTGGAACCATTAAAGGATGAATTGAGTGGAGCGGAAGTTTTTGTGGTGAGCGGTTTGGACAGTACGGTCCTGCTTGGACCAGATGGTATGACAGGAAAAGTCCTTGACGTTGAGAGTGTTCATAAGGCAAGGAATGGTGTCAATAGCTGGCTCGTGGAAGAGTGGCCGGACGGAAAAAATTATCTAACTGGATTTGCAGTCGGTGACGGCCATCAAGATTATTCTGGCCTTGGATGGAAGGTCATAGTCCGAATCCCTGAAGAGAACGCTTTCGCCCCTGTCGAACAACTAAAATCTTTTATAATCAAACTTGGCACAATAACTGCTTTTGTCTTTGCTATTATTGGCTGGCTTCTTGCCGGTTTCATAACCAATCCTTTACAAAAGATATCTAGAGCAGCTCACAGTTTAAGAATTGGCAAAGAAAGCACTATTCCTTTAATAAAAGGTATCAAAGACCTTGAACTCCTATCCAGTTCCTTAAGGGATTTAGTTGATACATTGGTACGTACAGAATCCAGTTTGGGCAAAATGGAAAACCTGGCCCATCATGATCTGCTGACCGGTCTTGGAAACCGTGTCGCGCTTGATCAATTTTTAAAACAGGAGAAAACTTCAGGAAATTCATTGTCCTTTTTATATTTGGATTTGGATGGATTTAAAATAATCAACGATACGTATGGACATCAAACGGGAGACCAGCTGCTAAAGGAAGTGGCTCGCAGACTGAACGAAAATACCCGTAAAGAAGATCCTATCTTCAGACTTGGCGGTGACGAATTTCTTGTGGTCGTCAGTACGACTGAGTCAAAGAAACATGAGCTTACCGCAATAGCGAACAAGCTGATTACGAACATAAACAAACCTTATGAAATAGCTGAATCAAAGCTTCATGTCGGATGCAGCGTTGGAGGTGCAGTATGGCCCGATCATGATATCGACCCTTTTACCGTCATTAGTTATGCCGACGAGGCACTCTATGTTTCAAAACGAGCCGGTAAAAATAAATTCACCTTCCATATGAATAAGCAACAAAAACAAATGCCAGGAGCGTAA
- a CDS encoding IclR family transcriptional regulator, translating into MKGGTIIRTSAEDNKKGIRSVERALEIIETFSNRVREQTLVQIAQKTGLPLTTVHRNVQTLMKKGYLEQDERSGLYRPGMQFVRIGGMIIQGFDLVQKATPHLQRLAKMTEMNVNMSVYDNGESLCLVNIESFHNFGFEIKVGQRLPIYAGALSRLILAYLPEREFESLSDTFQTFTPITISQREELKKNIESIRIHGYAKSEGELQLGAVAYAAPIFNYEDKLEAGIAITGPEHFYTNKEKRDFYKKAILQTASDISKDMGYRKESRF; encoded by the coding sequence ATGAAAGGAGGTACTATTATTCGTACTTCTGCCGAAGACAATAAAAAAGGAATCAGGTCTGTAGAAAGAGCGCTAGAGATTATCGAAACTTTTTCAAATAGGGTACGGGAGCAGACTTTGGTCCAAATCGCCCAAAAGACAGGACTTCCATTAACGACTGTTCATCGCAATGTCCAGACGCTCATGAAGAAGGGTTATTTAGAGCAAGATGAAAGGTCGGGGCTTTATAGGCCTGGGATGCAATTTGTCCGCATAGGCGGAATGATTATCCAGGGGTTTGACCTTGTCCAGAAAGCTACTCCGCATTTACAGCGGCTCGCTAAAATGACGGAAATGAATGTAAACATGAGTGTATATGATAACGGTGAAAGTCTATGTCTGGTCAACATCGAATCCTTTCACAACTTTGGCTTTGAAATCAAAGTTGGACAAAGGCTGCCGATTTATGCCGGGGCGCTTTCAAGGCTCATTCTCGCCTATCTTCCAGAAAGAGAGTTTGAGAGTTTATCAGACACTTTCCAAACCTTTACACCAATCACAATCTCACAAAGAGAAGAACTGAAAAAGAACATAGAGAGTATCCGTATTCATGGATATGCAAAGTCTGAAGGTGAGCTCCAGTTAGGAGCGGTTGCTTATGCTGCTCCAATTTTCAATTATGAAGACAAGCTTGAAGCGGGCATTGCCATCACGGGACCAGAACATTTCTATACAAATAAGGAGAAGCGTGACTTTTATAAAAAAGCCATCCTGCAAACAGCATCTGATATTTCGAAAGATATGGGATACAGGAAGGAATCCCGATTTTAA
- a CDS encoding S66 peptidase family protein: MEKVKPKRLEKGDTIGIVAPASPHYNRSDIFRGIETLEEWGYKVIVGKNVHNKHEYLAGTDQERADDFNAMFANEDVDAVFVTHGGYGSARMLRYIDFDLVRQNPKIFIGYSDITSIHLAIQKYTNLVSFHGPGMAGFNPEELSEYRREYLFKAIAQQEPIGEIRKANDKKWINMIRKGDAEGQLTGGNLTLVCGSLGTPYEIDTKGKILFLEEVWAEPWNIDHMFTHLYNAGKLQEAAGIVIGECTDCGPKKHDPGFHVTFSLEDILYEFIEPLEIPAIHGLPIGHTKELATLPMGVDAYLDATNKKLFVTESGVR; encoded by the coding sequence ATGGAAAAAGTGAAACCAAAGAGACTTGAAAAAGGGGATACGATCGGTATTGTTGCACCTGCAAGTCCCCACTATAATCGCAGTGACATTTTCCGTGGCATCGAAACTCTCGAAGAATGGGGATATAAAGTCATTGTGGGCAAGAACGTTCATAATAAACATGAGTATTTAGCAGGAACAGATCAGGAGAGAGCGGACGATTTCAATGCTATGTTCGCCAATGAAGATGTGGATGCAGTGTTTGTGACGCATGGAGGCTATGGATCAGCAAGAATGCTAAGGTATATTGATTTTGATCTGGTAAGGCAGAATCCGAAAATTTTTATCGGTTATAGTGACATTACTTCCATCCACCTTGCTATTCAAAAATATACGAATCTCGTATCCTTCCATGGCCCAGGCATGGCTGGATTCAACCCGGAGGAATTATCAGAGTACCGAAGAGAGTATTTGTTTAAAGCAATTGCCCAGCAAGAGCCGATTGGAGAGATCCGAAAGGCGAATGATAAGAAATGGATCAACATGATACGCAAAGGTGATGCTGAAGGCCAACTGACAGGAGGGAATTTAACCTTAGTTTGCGGATCCCTTGGCACACCTTATGAAATCGATACGAAGGGCAAAATTTTGTTTCTTGAAGAGGTTTGGGCTGAACCTTGGAATATCGACCATATGTTCACACATCTCTATAATGCAGGCAAGCTTCAGGAGGCTGCCGGAATTGTGATTGGCGAATGCACCGATTGCGGGCCGAAAAAGCATGACCCAGGTTTCCATGTCACTTTCAGCCTCGAAGATATATTATACGAATTCATTGAACCTCTTGAAATACCAGCTATCCACGGTCTGCCGATCGGGCATACAAAAGAGCTTGCTACGCTGCCGATGGGTGTTGATGCTTATCTTGATGCGACGAATAAGAAATTGTTTGTGACAGAATCAGGTGTCCGCTAG
- a CDS encoding ABC transporter substrate-binding protein, which translates to MLKRGFSIMLIFTLMLGFIAVPMDKPNAAEPVTLKVGWTAEADSISPFIAYSISATEIFKLIYDPLVAFDNELNPVGRLAKSWQVSDDNLTWTFTLQEGVKWHDGEAFTAKDVKFTYELLQESGLGLYAGSLDGVTSIETPDDFTVVIKTDEPKANMLQMTTPILPEHIWKDIKMEELETWPNESPVGTGAFKFVENKAGEYIKLEKNDDYFYKKANVDNLLLILYANTDTMVQSLKIGEIDAAINLGAHHVKMLEKEADFDVVSTATHGFTELSINTWKDAKSKGNPLLKIKEVRQAMSYAIDKEKLINIAYGGQAAAGSTLIPPSLDFWHYKPTDEELRTYNPEKAKELLESAGFADQDGNGIREDEEGNELNFRFMVRSETSEEVRAGEMIASMFEEVGIGTKVEAVDDGLLGDRVYDNADFDLFIWGWGTDADPTTILNVMASDQIGSLSDSYYSNEEYDQLLDQQAKIIDQNERQKVVHEMQKILYDEAPYIILLYDNAIQAVNKTKWEGWKKVEGVYFFSFNHENYLDVKPVTAKEEPATDSGKSDAKGSAGEEKEESNSSSAPVILAVIAAAVILMGILIYRKKKKGISIDDDM; encoded by the coding sequence ATGTTAAAAAGAGGATTTAGTATCATGCTGATTTTCACCCTGATGTTGGGATTCATTGCTGTTCCGATGGATAAGCCGAATGCGGCAGAGCCTGTCACCTTGAAGGTTGGCTGGACAGCGGAGGCGGATAGCATCAGTCCTTTCATTGCCTACAGTATATCGGCCACAGAAATTTTCAAGTTAATTTATGATCCTTTAGTTGCTTTTGATAATGAACTGAACCCTGTGGGAAGGTTGGCGAAGAGCTGGCAAGTAAGTGATGATAATTTAACTTGGACATTCACATTACAAGAAGGAGTAAAGTGGCATGACGGAGAGGCATTCACAGCAAAGGATGTAAAATTCACATACGAATTACTTCAGGAAAGCGGGTTAGGTTTATACGCAGGTTCTCTTGATGGGGTCACCTCTATTGAAACACCGGATGATTTCACCGTAGTGATCAAAACCGATGAACCGAAAGCGAATATGCTTCAGATGACAACACCGATTTTACCGGAGCATATTTGGAAGGATATCAAGATGGAGGAATTAGAAACATGGCCAAATGAAAGCCCTGTTGGAACTGGAGCATTCAAATTCGTTGAAAATAAAGCCGGAGAGTACATCAAGCTCGAAAAAAATGATGATTACTTTTATAAGAAGGCAAACGTCGACAACTTGTTGCTCATTCTATATGCGAACACGGACACAATGGTCCAGTCATTGAAAATAGGTGAGATCGATGCTGCGATCAATCTTGGAGCACATCATGTAAAGATGCTTGAAAAAGAAGCTGATTTTGATGTTGTTTCAACAGCAACACACGGGTTTACAGAGTTATCGATCAATACCTGGAAGGACGCAAAATCCAAAGGTAACCCTTTGTTGAAAATCAAGGAAGTAAGACAGGCGATGAGCTATGCAATTGACAAAGAGAAGCTCATTAATATTGCCTATGGCGGCCAGGCAGCTGCGGGATCAACATTGATTCCTCCAAGCCTTGATTTTTGGCATTATAAACCGACAGATGAAGAGCTCCGTACCTATAACCCTGAAAAAGCAAAAGAATTGCTTGAGTCCGCCGGGTTCGCTGATCAGGACGGTAACGGAATCCGTGAAGACGAGGAAGGGAATGAGTTGAATTTCAGGTTCATGGTTAGGTCCGAAACATCGGAGGAAGTCCGAGCAGGCGAAATGATTGCATCCATGTTTGAGGAAGTTGGGATTGGAACGAAGGTTGAAGCAGTAGACGATGGGTTGTTGGGGGACCGCGTTTATGATAATGCTGACTTCGACTTGTTCATTTGGGGATGGGGGACAGATGCAGATCCGACAACCATTTTAAATGTGATGGCGTCCGATCAAATTGGCAGCTTAAGTGATTCCTATTATTCAAATGAAGAATACGATCAGCTGTTGGATCAGCAGGCAAAAATAATCGATCAAAATGAGAGGCAGAAAGTTGTCCATGAAATGCAAAAAATCCTTTATGATGAAGCGCCATATATCATTTTGCTATACGACAATGCCATCCAGGCAGTGAACAAAACTAAATGGGAAGGCTGGAAAAAGGTTGAAGGTGTGTACTTCTTTTCCTTTAACCATGAGAACTATCTTGATGTTAAACCAGTTACAGCAAAGGAAGAACCGGCTACAGA